CTTGAAGTATATGCTAAAGAAGAGAAGGAAAAAAGAAATTGTGGTAAGCATAGATACATCCATAGGGGTTGAACAGATAGTCGAAGAAATAGGAGGTAAAGTCTTCTACGCCAAGGTAGGAGAGGCGAATGTTGTCAAAGAGATGATAAAAAGAAAATGTATGATAGGGGGCGAAGGCAGCAGTGGTGGCTTGATCTTGACAGATTTTGTAAAATGTAGAGACGGCGTTTTAGCCTCGGCTTCAATCTCAAATATTTTGAAGAAGGAAGGTCAATTAAGTGATCTAATTAAAGATTTGCCCCATTATCATCAGATAAGAAAGAAGGTTTACTGTAGTAAAGAAGAAGGGAAAAAAATATTGAATAAGTTACTTGATGAAATTCCGAATGTCATAACTATAGATGGTATCAGATTTAATCCTACAAAAGATAGTTGGGTACTTGTGAGACAATCAAGGACTGAAAATGTATTAAGAGTATCGGTCGAGGCTAAAGCTAAGGATAAAGCAGAAGAGACAATCAATCATTATATAAAGCGAATAGAAGTCATAAGGGATGCTTTTGGTCAAAAGGCTGAATGAACTCGACATAATAAAGATAATAATCGAAACGATAGGACAACCAAAACCAAGTTTCTCGAGAATAGGGGATGATGTTGCATACTTTCCTACAAAAAAAGGCAAGGTTGTAATAAAGAGCGACATGCTTGTTGAAAAGACCGACGTCCCTAAGGGTATGAATTTATTTCAAGTAGCAAGAAAAAGTATAGTTATGTGTGTGAGTGATTTTGCCGCTAAAGGTGTGAATCCAACAGCCGCACTTATTTCGTTGGGAGTTCCTAGAGGAGTAAAAGAGTTTGATATCGAAAAACTTGCTAGAGGCTTCAAGAAAGCGAAAGAGGAATTCCAAATAGAGATTCTGGGTGGTGATACGAATGAGGCAGATTGCTTTATAATTGATTGTTGCATGATCGGTTTTGCTGACAAGATCGTCGAGAGAAGGGGTGCTAAGCTAGGAGATATTGTAGTGACATCGGGGTTTTTTGGCTATTCTTCTTGTGGGTTGAGGATCATGCTTGATGGTTTGAAGGCTGATCCTGAATTTAAAAAGAAAGCGATTTCAGCTATCGTTTTGCCTATGCCTAAGTTAAAAATGGGAGTGGCACTGGCTAAAAACAATATCATATCATCTTCTATCGATTCTAGTGATGGTTTGGCTCTATCACTTCATGAACTAGTAAAATATAGTAAAGTTGGGATAGAAATTGATAAATTACCTACAACAGAAGAAGTCAGCGCATTCTCTGATATTAATAATTTAAGTCTAGAAGACTTAGTCCTTCATGGTGGAGAAGAATATGAGATAGTTGCCACCATCCCCCAAGATAGATTATGCAAAGCTTATGAATTAACTAAGATGATGGGAGAAAAGTTAATCGTAATAGGGAAGGTTACCTCAAATTTTCCAAAAGTCTACCTGTCCCTTGATGGTAAGAAGACAGAGATTAAGCAAAAAGGGTGGGTGCACCTTAAATAACTTAAATAAACTTCTCAAGTGAAAAGCTTATATTTAATAGTATATGAGACATACTAAGGTTGTGGAAGATGTCTACTGAAAAATATACTAAAGGTCAGACATGGGCTGCTCTTAAAAAGGCTTGGAAAGCTTACAAGATTGCTAAAGTGCATGATGATAAAGAAAGGATGACAGAGTACGCTAAAAGAATTCGTACTCTTCAAGAAGAACTCGGTTTAAAAAAGGCCGAATTCCCTCATCTGGATCTAAAGTAAATCTATCCCATTTTTATTTTTTTAATAACATTTTCTACTATCGTCGAATATTTCTCAATTAATCCATCTAATTTTTTAGTATCTTTCGATTCACCAAAGACTCGAATCAATGGTTCAGTACCGCTGGGTCTCAACAATATCCAAGTATTCTTGTCAGCCCATAACTTGATGCCATCTATTTCCTCTATCTTTCCAGTAGATCTACTCTTAATCTCTTTCATAACCTTATTTTTAATTTTTTTAGGGCACTCGAACTTCGCTTTCCTTTGATAAAACTTAGGTAGTTCTTCGACAATTTCAGAGAACGGTCTACTTTGATACGATAACGCTTCTAACATCAGAACCGAAGTCATCAATCCGTCTCTTACTGGAATTTGGGGGGCATAAAAAAAACCACCATTTTCTTCTAATCCAAGCAAAGCATCATTATCTATCATTGCTCTTGAAACTTCAACACTTCCTACTCGGGTTCTAAGAACTTTAGAACTATGCTTTTTAGCAACAAAATCTACCATTTGAGAAGTGCTGACTGTTGTTACTACAAGTGCGCCCGGAGATTTTGTAAGAAGGTAATTTACTAATAGTGTACCTGTCACATCACCCCAATGGATGATTCCTTTCTCATCACAAAAGATTGCTCTATCACCGTCACCATCATATGCTACGCCAATATCGGCCCCAAAAGATTTCACGTTATTAGAGAGTCCCGTTAGCGTTGAGGGAGTAGGCTCAGGGCCTCTGCCAGAAAAGTTACCGTCTATATGTCCATTTATCGTCAAAACTTGACAACCAAGGCTTGATAGAGCATAAGGAACTGCAAGGCTGGCGACACTGTTGCCCAAATCTAAGACTACTTTTAAATCTCTCTTCTTTACGATATTTCTATCTACTTTATTTATTGTACCTTCGATGTAAGTCTTAATAACAGCACTTTCAGACCTGTAAGCTCCGATTCCTCTCCAATCAGCCCTTCTATATGCTTTGTCAAGGTAAATCTTCTCTATCCTAGCCTCATGGTCATGAGGTATTTCTACGCCATCTGAGCCTAGAACCTTAATTCCATTATATTGTGGAGGATTATGTGAAGCTGTGATCATCACCCCGCCATTATAACCTAAATTCCTGACAGAGTATTGTAAACCTGGCGTTGGTGTTAGACCTGCCAATGCAACATCCAATCCCGATGCCATTAATCCTGCCGATACTGCTTTAGAGATCAAAGGGCTTGAGAGTCGACCATCATATCCTATAAGGATCAAACCTTTGTCAAAATAAGTCCCTATAGCTTGTGACATCTCTAATATGAATTCAAGTGTTAAATCTACACCTAATACTCCCCTTATGCCATTTGTTCCAAAATATTTTCTTTCAGAACACATTGTAATTAATAATAAGCTATAGGAATATAACTTTAATCTAGATTTTTAATAGATGATATTACTATCGAGCTAATAATAACGATAGATTGCATATAGAAAGGGGGTAAAAAGTTGAGCTCCAGACCCTATTCTAAACCATCATCTTCCCTGATTCTGTTTATCTCCTAATTTTGATAGGAGATTATACCAAAGCCTTCAGTAAAACTAGAATTGTTCCGAGAGGTGCTCGCTTCCCAATATAATTTCCACTATAAAAAATTACTATCAATAGAAATTCTTGATAATAGAAAGCCCTTTAATATCTTCTTCTCCGATATCCCCATTGTTCGTATTGCTTATCAGACAAGTTATTTTCTGTCTTAACTTCCGAGATAGGAGATTCTTCCAAAGATACGAAGTTACCGTATCTTCCCATATTGAGACGCATAGATCCTCTGAATAAATTGATATAACCATTTTCAATTCTTATTGTTTTTCCCTCAGTAATTTCATCTATTTTGTCATCCCAAAGTGTGAGATATAAACACCCTGTTTCGTCTCCAACCAAAGCATCTGCAACTTTATGCATTGTTTGGTCTCTTCTTGATGTAACGTTTCTAGGTTGATTTATCGAGACGACCTTAACAATCAAATTAACTTCTCTTGAATTTGGGGTCAATCCCTCTACTTTCATGGGTTCCTTACCTTCGGACGTTTCTTCACTTGACAAATCTTTCACCGTACTAATTAAAACTCCCATATTTTAAAATGTTCTGAAACCGAAAAATCGTGGGTAGCTATCTTTCCTAGTACCATCGGCAATCTTCGTGAAGGCAGTAACCTGAAAAATCTTATAGATTGACTATGAATATCCACGAGGTGATGACTATGAACATAAGAGAAAGACTTTTAGCGATTGAGAGGATTGTAAACGCAAGCGTGGATACACAAGGAGTTGCTCGCATAATGGAGCTCATGGGTGCCCCTGCTTTCCCAACAGAAATCCTGGAGGAAATCAGACTGTACAGCGAGTATCTACCGAAGGCTCAAGAATTAACCTTTACCAAAGAGAAGAGGTATCTGCATTTTTTATGGGATTCCCTTGATAAACTCCCGATAAGTGTGGTCGTAGATTTTGCTATTCCATTAAGGCGAATTATAGCCAAGAGATTATTCAAGAAATGTGGCAAAAACTTCACAGTAGAAGAAAACGTCAGATTCAACTTCGGCCAGAATTTGGAGATCGGAAACGATGTTTTTATGAACCGTGGAGTGTATCTAGATACCAAGGGAGGTATTGTACTAGGGGATTTTGTTGCATTGGCCGAGGGAGTAGAGATTTACACCCATGCCCATTCAGAGTCAGATCATAATAAGAGAAGCTACAGTGGAGTAGTGATTAAGAACTTTGCCAAGATATACGCCCATGCTACGATCTTACCAGGAGTCACTGTTGGCGAGCAAGCTATTGTGGCTGCCAAATCGTTGGTAAGCAAAGATGTGGAGCCTAGTATGGTAGTCGCAGGTATTCCAGCAAAAGTCATCAGGGAGAGAAAGACAAACGGAAAAATGAGAGAAGAATTGAATCATATATGGCTTTATGATTCTGCTTTTCAAAAAGAGTGATGAAACAGAGAAAGATAATTGCTGAAGGAAAATATCTTAAATTGCTGAAGGAAAATATCCAATGGTATGGATAAAACATCGAAACTGCCCAAGTCCTCTGCTAATTTCGATATTTATAAAAATGGCTGATGGTTGGAAAAATGCTTATGGCACACTTTATGAAGTTAGATCAATTGATGACTGATAATCAAACTAGAATGAGACACTCTTCTTAGATGAGAGCTAATGAAAGGCAACATCTTATCTGATATAAGACGGGATTTAGAATCAAGCATAGATGAAAAGACGAAGAATGGTTACCAAAGTTTCTTCAAAGAAGAAGTAAAGGTCTACGGTGTAAAGACCCAGATTGTAACGAAGATAGCAAAGAAATATTTTGATAAGATTAAGGAGAAAGATAAGAAAGAGATCTTTTCTCTATGTGAAGAGCTTTTAGAGTCGGATTACTGTGAAGAAGCTTTTATTGCATTCGAGTGGGCATACTCATTTAGGAAATACTACAGCGCAGATGATTTTTCAGTATTTGAAGGATGGGTGGAGAAGTATGTCAATAATTGGGCCAAATGCGATACTTTGTGCAATCACACTTTAGGCTCATTTATTGAGCAATTCCCGCAATACATTGATAATCTCAAGACCTGGACGAAATCAGAAAATAGATGGCTGAGACGCGCTTCAGCAGTAACGTTGATCCTGCCTGCACGGAAGGGTAGTTTCTTAAATGATGTTTTTGAAATCTGTGACAGCCTACTAAAGGATGGGGACGACCTAGTTCAGAAAGGCTATGGATGGCTACTCAAGGAGACGAGCAAAAGCCATCAAAAAGAAGTATTTGAGTATATAATGAATAACAAAAAAGATATGCCAAGAACAGCACTTAGATATGCTATCGAGAAACTACCCGAAGATTTACGGGATACAGCCATGAAGAAATGATTTTTTAGCAATTATCCAGATGCAGTCAGAGGAAACGATAAAAAATGATTTTGGTCTGCATATGAAATCTATATTTAAGAGTATAGATTAACTATGTTTATAAAATAAACTAGGTGGGGTAAATTATATGGATGAAATTGATCAGAAGATCATATCAAATCTTCAACTAGATGGTCGAGCCACCCTCAAAGAATTGGGGGAACTCACTGGCTATACGAGTATGGGGATCAAGAAGCGACTTGAAAGTCTTCAAGAACGAGAGATAATAAAGGTTTCAGCTCTACTAAACATGGAGTCACTTAACCTTACAGGGGCGATTGTTATGATTGAAGTCGAAAGCTCCGAGGCCATGAATAATATTCTTGAACGCTTCAGGAACTGTCCGAGAGTAATTCACATCTTGACAACTCTGAGTGGATATAATCTCATTGCTCTTGTAATAGCTGAAAATCAAGACACCTTAGAAAGCATATCTGTAGAGAAATGTTCTCTGAGGAGCAGTGAGGGAATTCGCAGATCAGAGTTCTATCCCTTAGGCAAGATCCATTATTCCCCCTTTTTATGCATTAGAGAGTACCTTGCGCATAAGAGAACAAAGATAACTCCCTGCAACATCGACTGTAAATCCTGCCAGAGATACCAGTCAAAAAAATGCGTTGGTTGCCCCACCACACAATATTATAAGGGTTCTTTATAGTAGTAATCAACTTCTACGTCAAGAAGTATAACTTGCGCGGTGTTCACTCATTCTTCATGAATCGCCGCATGATTCCGAGGATAAAGTTTGCTCTAGGAACTTTTTTCATATATATTTTGTAGTCGTTACCAAACTTTTCAATTGCCTCTTTGTCTGCTTTGATTAAATCAATATATATCAGGGGGATTATAGGTATGCCAAGCAGGACAACAATCAGGTGTTGGAAAAGTAACATGCCAGCTATTGCCCACAATATGAAAGTCACATACTGCGGATGGCGGACAATGGAGTATATCCCAGTGTCCACAAGTCTGGTCGTATTAATGTAGCTTTTCCCGTTTTCCACTTTGCCTTTTTTAC
This sequence is a window from Candidatus Methylarchaceae archaeon HK02M2. Protein-coding genes within it:
- the thiL gene encoding thiamine-phosphate kinase translates to MVKRLNELDIIKIIIETIGQPKPSFSRIGDDVAYFPTKKGKVVIKSDMLVEKTDVPKGMNLFQVARKSIVMCVSDFAAKGVNPTAALISLGVPRGVKEFDIEKLARGFKKAKEEFQIEILGGDTNEADCFIIDCCMIGFADKIVERRGAKLGDIVVTSGFFGYSSCGLRIMLDGLKADPEFKKKAISAIVLPMPKLKMGVALAKNNIISSSIDSSDGLALSLHELVKYSKVGIEIDKLPTTEEVSAFSDINNLSLEDLVLHGGEEYEIVATIPQDRLCKAYELTKMMGEKLIVIGKVTSNFPKVYLSLDGKKTEIKQKGWVHLK
- the glmM gene encoding phosphoglucosamine mutase, whose amino-acid sequence is MCSERKYFGTNGIRGVLGVDLTLEFILEMSQAIGTYFDKGLILIGYDGRLSSPLISKAVSAGLMASGLDVALAGLTPTPGLQYSVRNLGYNGGVMITASHNPPQYNGIKVLGSDGVEIPHDHEARIEKIYLDKAYRRADWRGIGAYRSESAVIKTYIEGTINKVDRNIVKKRDLKVVLDLGNSVASLAVPYALSSLGCQVLTINGHIDGNFSGRGPEPTPSTLTGLSNNVKSFGADIGVAYDGDGDRAIFCDEKGIIHWGDVTGTLLVNYLLTKSPGALVVTTVSTSQMVDFVAKKHSSKVLRTRVGSVEVSRAMIDNDALLGLEENGGFFYAPQIPVRDGLMTSVLMLEALSYQSRPFSEIVEELPKFYQRKAKFECPKKIKNKVMKEIKSRSTGKIEEIDGIKLWADKNTWILLRPSGTEPLIRVFGESKDTKKLDGLIEKYSTIVENVIKKIKMG
- a CDS encoding acyltransferase encodes the protein MNIRERLLAIERIVNASVDTQGVARIMELMGAPAFPTEILEEIRLYSEYLPKAQELTFTKEKRYLHFLWDSLDKLPISVVVDFAIPLRRIIAKRLFKKCGKNFTVEENVRFNFGQNLEIGNDVFMNRGVYLDTKGGIVLGDFVALAEGVEIYTHAHSESDHNKRSYSGVVIKNFAKIYAHATILPGVTVGEQAIVAAKSLVSKDVEPSMVVAGIPAKVIRERKTNGKMREELNHIWLYDSAFQKE
- a CDS encoding DNA alkylation repair protein → MKGNILSDIRRDLESSIDEKTKNGYQSFFKEEVKVYGVKTQIVTKIAKKYFDKIKEKDKKEIFSLCEELLESDYCEEAFIAFEWAYSFRKYYSADDFSVFEGWVEKYVNNWAKCDTLCNHTLGSFIEQFPQYIDNLKTWTKSENRWLRRASAVTLILPARKGSFLNDVFEICDSLLKDGDDLVQKGYGWLLKETSKSHQKEVFEYIMNNKKDMPRTALRYAIEKLPEDLRDTAMKK
- a CDS encoding winged helix-turn-helix transcriptional regulator, which encodes MDEIDQKIISNLQLDGRATLKELGELTGYTSMGIKKRLESLQEREIIKVSALLNMESLNLTGAIVMIEVESSEAMNNILERFRNCPRVIHILTTLSGYNLIALVIAENQDTLESISVEKCSLRSSEGIRRSEFYPLGKIHYSPFLCIREYLAHKRTKITPCNIDCKSCQRYQSKKCVGCPTTQYYKGSL
- a CDS encoding isoprenylcysteine carboxylmethyltransferase family protein, with translation MSRKSFFTIDYLPATLASILFISQIIVGLYLLSADQVTQIGILAYFGVGLYTFSGLFFGLLPVIEFRKKGKVENGKSYINTTRLVDTGIYSIVRHPQYVTFILWAIAGMLLFQHLIVVLLGIPIIPLIYIDLIKADKEAIEKFGNDYKIYMKKVPRANFILGIMRRFMKNE